The nucleotide window CTTTGAGATAGTTTCCACGCAAGCCATTAAGCGCTCATATATTAATTCAAACATTCGAATAATGGCGCTGACTTCAACGTGAAAAGGCAGCAGTGCCAGTGCACACACTCATCCGGCTGCCCCCACCTAAAGAGCGGCATAGGGATTACGCGAGAGCGGGGTCGCTCTGCAGCGCAGCAGGCCCAGGAGGCTACTGTGGACCTGCTAACTGGCTAACAAGACTAATAGCTACGTATTATAGGAATCATCGTTCTTACTTTCCCTCTTGGCAGTCGTATAAGACGAGAGAGTCATCGTCACTACTGGAAATAATGGTTTCCCCGTTGGAACTGAAGTCAAAGCAATTGATTTTGTCTGAGTTTTCCCGGAACACCTTCGCCACCCTGAAGCTTCGTAGCACATTGTCCGTTAGCTTCATGATGGCCTCTGTGTGGTTGGGGAGGGACGCAAACCCTCGATCTACTGTAAACTGCGTACAGTGGAACGGTACTTATTATtgcaaatatataaaaacaccGTGATGTATTGTTTCTTATTTAGAATGATAATTCAAAAACTGTAAGAAAAGCCCGCCTGTGATACATGCATACACGGGAAGGCAATGGAACCGCCTCTTTACCTCTACGTATGTTAGGCGCATATTTAGGGAACATGCGCAGTGTCGTGAAAACATAATAAGATCTCGCGATAGAAAaaccccaccagcaccagcacccgTCCCTATCTTAAAGTGTTAATGTATACGGTCAGCGCTGCAAAGACTACAAATTCAACATGTccacaaaatggtaaattagcAACGAGGTTGTTGACAAAAAACCAATATGTTTCTGTGGCTGTTTGTTTGACAGTCAATAACGTGAAGAATTTAGCATATCGACATTTTGTAAACGATGTGCTAGttataatttaaaaaagttGTATGGCTGTCATGGCTTTATAATGCTGTTGTTGAACAACACACAATTGATTGAGACATTGTATGCCCTTTTACCTTTGGAAAAGGTTATTTTGGGGTGTTTTCAAGTGGCCTTTCACTTTAGTCCCTCTTCGATCAATTAACTGTCCATAACATTTTTTCCACAAAACCATTGGCGTTTATGATGACACGTTATCTACCAAGGGTCAATAACGTGAAAAATGAATTGTGCATTATCTCTTTGTGTTGTAATGATAGGCTACAACTGGTTCACATATCTGGTGACACCACTTGTATACTATATGCCTCCTTTGCTGATTGTTGAGCTGCTTGTTGATCTGCTTGACTagataaaaatacatattttcacTGAGATCAACTGGGTAATCGTTATATATGCACTATGGACAAGCCAGGTCAATCATTACACATTGGGTACACATCCAGCTCTTCACAATCTCCAGCCAGATTTGTGAAACACTGACCAATGTGCTTTTTGCGGTGCCAGCTCTCCGAGCGCACTTTTCCTTCGATCAAATCCCCTTTTCTTTATCTACACAGGTAGGAATTAAGACATTGTACTAACCTCCAGCAAGGAAGCATTGCTAAACATTAGAAGTCTCCACTTTATTTAAACCAAAGCATTGTTTTGTTaaccttttttttccttttttttaggAATTGCTCTTACAACCCCTGCCTTTTTGTGCTTCCAGCATCAACCTTTGCAACAGCCCATGGCGCGTATTCTCTCGCTGCTCCACTCCCAAACGTTGGTGACCCTCACCGGTGTGAGGAGGACAGTCGTCTGCCGGATGTCCCTGGAGGCGCGGGCGCGGGAGCTGTTCGCCACAGCGGTGGAAGCGGTGCAGCCGGACGCGGTCGTGCGGCGAGGCGTAGAGCGGAAGGATGACTCGTTGGTCATCGACGGCCGCACCTTCGCCCTCCGGAACAACCTGCACCTGGTGGGCTTCGGGAAGGCCGTGCTGGGCATGGCCGCCGAGGCAGAGCGGATCGCCGGCGACCACCTGGTGAAGGGAGTGATTAGCGTGCCGCACGGGATTCAAGAGACCTTACGGTGTCATGGAAAGAGGTAGGCAGAAGCCCTGCTCCGTTCCCTTTGTAGACAGTTCAGCTATCAGACGGTATCACACAGTGCATGAGgtaacaacacaaacagagtTCAGATGTAATGGGACCCCTGTGTCTATTCCAGTCAGATGCTGTTAAAAGACAATAGTCGCATCAAAGTGATGGAAGGAGCTAAACACAATCTGCCTGATGGCGATGCCCAGCATGCAGCTCAGTGCATCAAGCAGTTAGCCAGTGAGCTGACGGAGAAAGACCTGCTGCTCGTACTGATCTCGGGTAGGGTAAATACCCAACACCAAACAGATAATCCAGGATCGCAGTTGGCAGGGTATTGCTTTCACGCCGTGCTTTCACATGTCTTGCAGGTGGGGGCTCCGCACTCTTGCCTGCCCCCATTCCACCCATCTCGCTAGAAGAGAAGCATGACGTGACCCGGAGGCTGGCCGGGGCCGGTGCCACTATTCAGGAGCTGAACACAGTGCGACGGGCCCTCTCCTTACTGAAGGGTGGGGGACTGGCCCATGTGGCGCACCCTGCTCAGGTAATGGTTCTTTAAGCAATGGAGTGCTGGTTATAAATAAACTGTAAACCCTCTCCTGACAGAATCAAATCAATCGTCTCCGCTTTTCCTCCCAGGTGGTCGCATTGATCCTGTCTGATGTCATCGGTGACCCGCTGGATCTGATCGCCAGCGGCCCCACGGTGAGGACCGACGTGTGGCCTGAGGAGGTCATCTCCATCCTACAGAGCTACAAGCTGTCGGACTCCCTCCCCGCCTCGGTGAAGGAAGTCCTCGGGCGAGGCAGCCCCCGTTGGGAGAACATTAAGGAGGAATCCGCGGGGAAGGGAGGCGTGCTCAACACGGTCATCGGCTCCAACAGCATCGCCCTGAAATCCGCGGGTCGCCGCGCCCGGGAGCTGGGCTTCCGGCCCGTGGTTCTGTCGGGCGACGTGTGCGGCGACGTCAAGGCGGTCTCTCGTCTTTACGGCCTGCTGGCGCGCTTCGCCTCCTCCCGCGAAGAGCCGGCCCCGGAGCTGGCGGCCGAGATGCTGCGGCTGGGGCCCGAGGTCGGGGTGGAGAGCTGGGACCTGTGCCGCACCATGCAGGTCCTGGACGAGGGGCGGAAGGAGGGCTGGGGGGCCACCTGCCTGCTGGCCGGGGGGGAGCCCACCGTGGAGCTGACGGGGAAGGGGCGCGGTGGCCGCAACCAGGAGCTGGCGTTGCGCGTTGGACTGGAGCTGAGGGGGATGGAGCTACCACCCAAGGGCCCCATGTTTCTGAGCGGAGGGACCGACGGGCAGGACGGCCCAACGGACGCCGCCGGCGCCATCACCGACGGAGGCCTGTGGGAAGAGGCGCGGGCACAAGGGCTGGACGTTGAGGGCACGCTGAAGGACAACGATTCCTTCACGTTCCT belongs to Gadus morhua chromosome 13, gadMor3.0, whole genome shotgun sequence and includes:
- the glyctk gene encoding glycerate kinase isoform X1, which translates into the protein MARILSLLHSQTLVTLTGVRRTVVCRMSLEARARELFATAVEAVQPDAVVRRGVERKDDSLVIDGRTFALRNNLHLVGFGKAVLGMAAEAERIAGDHLVKGVISVPHGIQETLRCHGKSQMLLKDNSRIKVMEGAKHNLPDGDAQHAAQCIKQLASELTEKDLLLVLISGGGSALLPAPIPPISLEEKHDVTRRLAGAGATIQELNTVRRALSLLKGGGLAHVAHPAQVVALILSDVIGDPLDLIASGPTVRTDVWPEEVISILQSYKLSDSLPASVKEVLGRGSPRWENIKEESAGKGGVLNTVIGSNSIALKSAGRRARELGFRPVVLSGDVCGDVKAVSRLYGLLARFASSREEPAPELAAEMLRLGPEVGVESWDLCRTMQVLDEGRKEGWGATCLLAGGEPTVELTGKGRGGRNQELALRVGLELRGMELPPKGPMFLSGGTDGQDGPTDAAGAITDGGLWEEARAQGLDVEGTLKDNDSFTFLSKVSGGHRLLSPGLTGTNVMDVHMLLLPSIPIRIPNDPEADDRSLRYM
- the glyctk gene encoding glycerate kinase isoform X2, encoding MHQPLQQPMARILSLLHSQTLVTLTGVRRTVVCRMSLEARARELFATAVEAVQPDAVVRRGVERKDDSLVIDGRTFALRNNLHLVGFGKAVLGMAAEAERIAGDHLVKGVISVPHGIQETLRCHGKSQMLLKDNSRIKVMEGAKHNLPDGDAQHAAQCIKQLASELTEKDLLLVLISGGGSALLPAPIPPISLEEKHDVTRRLAGAGATIQELNTVRRALSLLKGGGLAHVAHPAQVVALILSDVIGDPLDLIASGPTVRTDVWPEEVISILQSYKLSDSLPASVKEVLGRGSPRWENIKEESAGKGGVLNTVIGSNSIALKSAGRRARELGFRPVVLSGDVCGDVKAVSRLYGLLARFASSREEPAPELAAEMLRLGPEVGVESWDLCRTMQVLDEGRKEGWGATCLLAGGEPTVELTGKGRGGRNQELALRVGLELRGMELPPKGPMFLSGGTDGQDGPTDAAGAITDGGLWEEARAQGLDVEGTLKDNDSFTFLSKVSGGHRLLSPGLTGTNVMDVHMLLLPSIPIRIPNDPEADDRSLRYM